The Phragmites australis chromosome 1, lpPhrAust1.1, whole genome shotgun sequence genomic interval CCGCTTATACGTGAAACGTGAGTTATATaggttgaagaaaaaaaagggtaaAGGCACACACTGAAACCAGCTCTTCCAAGACATGGGCACAAAGTATCAGATCGTGTAGAAGTAGTCGAGACCAAACGTTCAGGTTTCTAGGCTGCTGTGTAGAAGTCGAAGTTCCTATACATGTTGGTCTATGAATTCATCGCCTCGATGGCATGTATGACGAAGGCTCACTTGTGGCAGTTACTATTATGCCTGCTTTTGTCAACGAGTTTATCTGTCCATGTGGCTCTCTGCACATATGACATCTGAGATCTGTTCAAGGCTCAAGACCGCCACCAGCTGAAATTATATATTATCAATTAATTCAGCAGGAGCCTCGCGGAAAATGGAACAATGACCAATCTACTTGATCCTCGATTCTACCGTTATTCAGTATTCGCAGTACAGGGTTGCAGTAAATGAAACAATGTTTCAAGCAAGTATGTGCATATATAACTTCCAAACTACACTGCCATCTCAGTGGTTGCAGTTTCTGAAAGACTGGAACCCAAAGCAAGCCTCAATCAGCTTTACTTCAATGGGCATTATGTCCTGATTTCTGAAATTACCATAGTGGAACAGATAATCGAAACAATTAAGGTTGGCCAACATCGATTGGACAGGTGAAATCTGTTCATCTGAAAATGTGGCTATGAATATGAAATTCTACAGCAATATGACATAAGTGGTCTGGTCTTCTTCTTGAAGCGagataaaatttctaaaatgatTGAATGCTATCTACAGGCTTGGGCATGGGCTTATCTTTCAGGAAATGCTCGAAGAGCTTCAGGCCTTGCCGTGGACGATGGAGGGGAACCTCGTGCCCTGCTCCTCGGATCGTCACCAATGTCAAACCCTTATACACTTGACACCATCCACCAACCTAAGCAAGATCCACACCATTAGGACATGATAGGTGTAGCTGTGGAAAATAAAGAAGGCAATGTTTACCCTAAAAAAATAAAGGTAGTGAATCTGTCAGTGTTGCTGTAGTAGTGTCTCAGACTAACCTCTTCATCGTCATACCAAGGATACCAGTTTGTGAGAGTTGGTAGATAGAGCGCATCAATGGAGTATCTTGTCGCAGTGAGGGGGACAACAGAATCAGCATCTCCACTGCCAAATTGTCCAATGTAAAGGATTAAAATCCACACTGATATACCAAGTCAAATTGCTGTACCACACACATTATATGGTTATCATGGTTCATATATCTACAGAAGCAAAGTTGCCACTGTCGAAGATTTAGGATTCAGTGCAAACCATGTTCTCAACATAAATTCAACGTACCTGAAAACCCATATCCTTATGCCTGCCGTGATAAGTTCATGGTAAATAGGAAGCATGGACCTCGGTGAATCTTTCCAATGTTCAAACAATGGGTCACTGTAAATAATCAGTGGAGTTTAGTGCAGACTGTCATGAACAAGCAGCTTTACTGGCAGTTAAATGAATTAGTTGGGCCAAAATAAGATGAAACCAGTAGAACAGACCTGCAGGTTGTCCAGGCATACGGTATTCCAGTGACATTGGCATGTAAAGCTTTCTGCACCTCAGGTAAGTTATAGTACTTTGTGGAGTATTTTTCGGTGCATGGATCATATCCTCTGGGCAACCAGGGCTACATTTCAACAGATGTGTTGTTAGGAGGTACATTAACTGTTATGCTTCATAAGATATTGCACTTCCAGAAGTGTAAGAATAATACAGTAAATAGTTGCAAAAGTGGTCAAAAGAATCAAGGGAAAAACCCAATATACAGTACTACCATCAGCTATCAGCAAACCCAATATACAGTACTACCATCTAGTTTTGATAGCGAAGTAAACATACCGTTCTGCCCTTTATAAGCCTGCGCTTAAGAAATGAAGTCTTCTTACAAGTAGGCGTGTAGATGCTGTATGCATCAATCGCCCCTATCTCAGCATCAGAAATTTCATTGATCTTGTTGCATGCCTTCGATGGGTGCTCAGATGAATCAAACTCACAGGCCAATCGCAATTTCTGATAGGTTTCATCAGAGATAAGCCCATGTGTCCACCAGTACTCAAATGTGCCAATGTAGTCATGGTAATCGTCAATTACCGCATTTCCGACCTAGAGAATTGACTGAATACTAGATCATTTCTGACCAGAATGTCCAAGTTAGTTAGGAGAGCATTAAAATATGAGCTCAAGAAGTTCTGACCATGAAGCCTTTGAAGTTTAGGATTGGCTTCTCAATTCCTTTGTTGTTCCGGTAGACTAGTTGAGACAACTGAGGGACATAGTGACCTGAAAGCAGTCATTGCAACAAATTAGGCTCGAGGTATGTAAATGTGATCGTTGGGTAACACTAATTGCAGAATCTCCATCCTAGACTCGACAAATTTTGATGGCAGTTCACCTCCATAGCTCTCTCCGGTGATGTAGAAATCGCGATACTTGTACCGCGGAAACCGCTCCAACCAATTCACCAAGAAAGTGTATGAGTCATGAGCTACACAACAGCATTAGCAGGATATATCCGTAAGAGCAAGAACAACAACACAAGAATGGATGTAGTACTAGAACTAGACAAGTAGCTAAATTACTCCCGCAATTCACCTGTCTTGTTGTCACCGGCGGTGAACAGATCAGAGGTGGTGTTGGAGTAGGAGTACCCAACGCCAGCCGGCGAGTCCAAGAACAGCATGTTCGCCACTGCAACCCAACAAACCAATCCGTCCCCGTGACAAATTAGCCCCAAGTCTCTTGATCCAAAGGAGGTGAGCGTGATCAGTAAAAAGAATCAAAATTGGACCTTTGTTCCAGGGGTAGGGGTTCAAGAAGAGCGTCCTGCCGTCGGAGTTGATCCGGAAGGCGCCGAGCTCCTCGGACGCACCGTAGCCGACGGAGGAGCACCCGGGGCCGCCGTTGAGCCAGAGCACGAGCGGCGCCGACTCcgcggggacggcggcggcctCGATGAGCCAGTAGAAGAGAGCGCGCCCCGCGGCGGCATCGACGGTGACGTAGCCGGAGTACATGGAAAAGTTGACCGGCGGCTGGCCCGGCAGGCTGGCGATGCggtccgcctccgccgccgcggtggcggtggcggttgCGGCGCAGGTGGACAGCGCCAGGATGGCGGCCAGGAGCACGGCGGCCGCCATTGGCGCTCGCATGCTGGACTCTAGTGCGACCAAGAGTGAGCCAATGGGAGGGAATTGCAGTTGAGGAATTGGGGAAACGTGCAAGGCGTGGACTAGCTGTCTGACATTTCAACCACTAATAGGTTGGTCCTGTATCGTCAGCTACCAGCTGTTTgccttctcctctttttctcctGCTCAACGGCAGAACAAGATCACGTGGCGCGAATATTGAGACTGATCAGACggcttccaagttccaacccGTCGTCAGAATCCGGACTGGGATCCTCCGACTTCAAAGTGGAGTCAAGTCACGGTGGCTTCACTTGTCATCTTGAGTGTGGCGGCGGTCAGGAGCGGAGGTGGAGGCAGATTTCGCCGAATGGGAAGCCACGGTCTCGCCGCCGGCTAGGGACGTGCTCGACGAAATGCGCGCAAGAGAGAGGAAGACGAGTGCCGCCGCCTCTTAGCGTGTCATTCGCTTTGTTCTAGTTCAGCTTAACACTCAAGATGACAAGTGACTTTCTCGCTAGAAAAAGTGTTCTGCTACAGTAACTATGGTGATAGCTCTTAGAAATCATACGATCACTTATTTAATAGAaagttttattaactcttattgTTACATCAATATGATATAATAGTACAAGAATTTATCCTCCATTTCTGCATAACAAATATGCACACAGCTAGCAAAACAAGAAGACCCTAAGAACAAAATAAGTAGACTCCACAGCTTGGAGGCAGGGCTCCCCAGCAGAAGTAATCATACGACCACTTACAACAAACGTTTAAACGGTTGATAATTACAATTGTggcatacacacacacacgcacccGTACAACTAGCTATCGCACCAatttgttcaaatttcaaattacTTTGGCAAAATGGCCGCACGACGCCGCCCAAGGGAAACAGGCAGTTCTCTTATTATACAACATGTCAAAGCTTATCAACAGTTACCTTGTACTATCCATAGGTCAGTCATTTTACACATTCACATTCCAAGTACAGCATCCGATACGTCGTTATCAAGGGCTAGATTACATGGCAACCATGCTGATTTTACACGTCCTTCTGTCCAAGGATTGTGAAATTTGTTCCACATTTTGAACCCATGAACAGAAAGTTCGCCCAGATGTAGGAATGGCAGGAGGAACTCACTCGAGGCCATAGTCTTCGCCAAAGTATTTGTCAACCAGCCCATTGGCCATATTCCTCATCAGCTCGTTCTCATGGAACTGAAACCTCTCCATAGCCTCGATGCCATCCTCCATCTCCACAAGCTTTGGGCCTTGACCGTTGGGGAATCCCCTCATCACCTGCGAAATGTATCCAGTAAGTGCAAGTCAACGGAAGACATAGCTAAAAGCGTTAAGATTTCAGATTCCCTCACCAGTTCCAGGAACTGAAGCCCAAGTCTTGCACTCTCTATATCAGCAGATCTGACCAAATTTACAAATCCTGGAAGGGCTCCGCCATTTATGACAGCTACTAGATGTTCCACAATAATGTTTGGGGGATCAGCACTTCCTGCTGGGACAACACACAGATTGCCCAGGGTGTATGCTGCTTCTCTACGAATGTCAAATTGTGCAGTCGTAAGGAGGTGTATCAGCAAAGGCGTTGCTTCACTGGCAAAAATCAATTTCTTGTGCTCCAAACTGCCTGCTGCTATATTTGACATTGCCCATGCTGCTTCCTATGCAAGCAGTCCACAAAAATTCATTAAGACAATTCAAGGAATCTTACATGTTTTCAAAGTCCAAAAAGTAAATTTAAACCAGGAAAGGAAATCAAACCTTTTTTAGAACCCTATTGTCACTCTTTGAACACTTTATAAGACTTGATAAGGCTTGAtctgagaaaaatatttagttagtACTTAGTACTTGGAAAACTAACGTGCACTATCAAAAGATAAGAACTGCTAACTGATGACAAATATCATCACAAATGAAATATAGCAATCTAGCTGAAAAGGATTAGGAGCTAACCTGTGATACTGTTTCCAACCATTAGAACAGAATCAACCATGTATCCATCACCAGCTACTAGATTTCCCAAACCACGAAGTACCTAATTTGAAATAGGACATCAATCTGTTCTGTGAAATTACATGCACTGGATACATTTTTACCACTAGCTGCatgattctacaataaattAAAAGGGAAAATTACCCTCAAGGCCTCAACTATACAATATACATTAACTGCAATTCTGTAAGTCTGCATGTCACCATCAGCATCTTTATTAAACACATCCTAACAAACAGATGGCACTCTATAGAAAACAGATTAGGTTTGCTGGGCATTGGGCACTAGTTAACCCTTGTTTGGATGAGGGGGATTGTTCCAGGAAGGCAGGAATAATTAGGATTTAGTTCAGATTTAATCCAAATCCACCTATTCAGACATGCCCAAAGGCCTTAAAAATACACAATGTCCAACTATTGGTTTTTCATTCCAGGGAAAGCACCATATTGTGAATAAGAAAAAGGAACAATATGCGATACAGAAAAAATGGTACCGGAATGAGCAACTGCAAGTTCTCAGATGCTAGGAGGCGTCCAATCAGCAACTGTGGCACAGAACTTTTCACTATTAGGCTGATAGCTTTTTCTGAAAGTGCTGAAAGATAGACCACTACCCAAGCCACCTCAGTTGCTAGCTCGTCATCCCTGAAGGATCCAAAACCAATTCATCAGTAGCAGTAATGGGCAAAGCAATTTCATATATTTTAGTCAGTGGTTGTTCGCCATGAAATTTCTACATTTCAGAAAGCTCAAACATAATACAAGGAGTAAATCAAGTGCACGGAgaatattgtaccaagtggcCAACAGATACAATATGACACAGGATTCATACTAACGTAAAGATTTTTAAAAAAGCAAGTACCACTGCTACAATATGACCAAGTGGAAGGATGATAGCAGATCACAAGCCAGTGAATCTAAATGAAAATCCCCCTACTAAAGCTAAAAATGTTCTGTATGGAACCGTAAGAACAAGGAATATAACTGGTCCTTTTTATAGTGATTAAGAAACTAACATCAGAACAACCATATCTCTACTAGACTTTTAGAAACTCCATTAATTGAAGAGTAGAACAATACATAGAACACAAATATAAAGATGTCCATAAGGTGACACATACGCTTTCTCCAAGTTCCATATGATTGTATTTAGCACACCGTCAATGCTGATAAGCTCATTCGCAGCCTTGGGATCAGGCCCCTGTGTTATAAGAGAAACAAATATTTTAGTAAAATGATGTTTGGTCAGTAGCAACATGCGTATATGCCAAGCCGATTAAGCGCTATTTAGCATGGCTTCATTTTTCCAGATTCTGGACAAATCCTGGAATCCACAGAGACGCTGGTAACCAACTGGTTACCTTGTGTTTTCCGTGAggcattttttattttcttttgtcttTGTATTTTCTCAGCTTGTGATGATCGCTCAACCTTCAACAGAATTAGTTCTTGAATTATTTTGAAATAGCATCTAAAATCACCAAAATCAGCCAGTATTACAAATCCTGGGACCCCTGAGGATATTTTATAACCAGACGGTTACCGCCAGGATCTGGAAACCTGCTGTCTGGAGGGATCTAGCTTCTAGGAATCACATAAGCTAGGCTTTTCAAAAAATGTTTTGGAAACAGGCTTAAGCTTCTCAATACAAATAAAGCTTGAACTTTCGTTAAGGGGAAATACAGCTCAAACTTATAAAAGAAACCACTGCAATAGCACTCTTCTTCGAAGGGCTTAAGCTTATTTCAATTTTAAGCCTACACTTAAGCCCACCAAATTCCTAAATAGGCTCTTCGTAAACGGATGTGTGACATAAAAAAAGGCAAGACATACAATAAGAGAAAATGGAGTTCATCAATACAACCTTGATAAGATTTGACAATGCCCAAGCAGCAGTTCTTGCTGTAGAACCCTTGTTTGACAGCATTAAACGGACAAGAGGCCACAATGCACCTTGAGCGAGTAATTTGTTTCTCAGGTCTGCTCCTTCACCAGCAACATTACCAACGGCCCATGCACATTGCTCCGTGACAAGTGTGGAGCTCTTCTCTAGCGAACATACGTAGATTACAATTTTTAGTAGAAGTATATAAACAACCGAGGAAAGTCAACCTAGTTGTCATTCTTGAGAATCATATATTATAACGGATTAGAGGAAAATATGAAATCCTACTTGGAATGAAAAATAAACATTAGTTACATTTAACcaacaaaagagagaaaactAACCACCAAGGTGAGCAATGAGCAATGGTAGGGCAGGCAGTAAGGATTTAGTTTCTTCTGGTTCCCCCGCTGCTATGTTTGTAAGGCACCAAGCTGCCTCTAGCAACTGCAATACAAACACGCATGATCTTGATAAGGAGAAAAAGTAAAATGAGTATAGTAATACAAGTTCCATGTGAACGATCAATATCTGACATTATAACAGTAAACAGATAACCCACGAGTTATTTTGAAGGTAAAATAGAAAGCTTTACTCAGTTTTATTGTGCTAATACAACTATGGAACAATAAGTGGGGCACGCTTAACCTGTTCATCTGGTGATCCAAAGGACAGAGACTGCACTAGAAGAGGGACTGCTCCAGCTTTAATTGCTGCTTCAACAGGAGGTACTTCAGACTGTGACAACAAACGCCTTAAAGCACGAAGCACTTCCGTCTTCTTCTGAGCCCTTTTCCCCCTAAGAGAACCCATAAGCAAGTACACTTCAGAATCTGAGTACTAATAATATGAGCTTTCATATTTGTCATGGTTAAAACTCAGGAGCATTTCAAGCAAGCCTTTTAGTCCTTACAACTTATCAATGCCTATATTCCAAGTAGAAAATTAAtagaaatcaagaaaaataaaaacaagatgcCTAACAAACTAAGGTGCCATTTGGTCCATGTCAGTAAATCATAACAATGGCAGCCAAGGGTTATGGAATCCAACAGAACGTGATGTTTAAGGGCATATGCAAATTATTCTTCACATGCACCATAACCAAACATTATGTGATGAACTCTGATCTCCTGTAAACAGAACGCAAGAAGATATCTCAAACAAACAATAAGAATAATTTAAGGCACTGCCTTTCATTTGATTGCAAAAAGGAGACTAGTATGTAATATTCAAGCtatcaaataatttatccaGAACAAGGGTTATCTCTATTAACACACAAGGAAATTTCAGTAGCGGACACATACTGGCTTGACAAAGCAGATCTCAATTCTTCAACAGCTTGAGCCGTTCTTGCCTCAAGACCTGCTTTCTCCTCATCAATAACCATATCACCTTCTTCCACTGCAGCCTCATCACTGCCAGAAAGAGGAGCTCGACATACACGCTTTGCACGCATCAAGGCTTCCCTTCTTTCCTTCCCAATTGCTACAGCTTGGTCCCGCCTCCGGCTAGCTGCTGTATTATGCACTGCAACCAGATATCCAACCAATAAAAGGCTTATAGGCTATAATGACTAGCGCCATAGCCGCATGCTCCAAAACAAGTATGATGCACAAAAATACATGTTTTTCTACATATGCTGTGACGAGTCCTTTTTTCTCACAAATGATTCGTTTAGGATGGCACAGTTGTTAACCTAGTAACCTACTATATCATGCTTTTGCTCATCATAAAACAAAATGCTACTGTAGGTTGGTTAATCACGTATGAATTGCAGTTTTAAACTTAAAGAATTACAAAACTGATGAGAGTGCCGAGCGATGTCAAGTGGCAACAGGCATGACGTCAAAATGGAACTGGAGTAACAGCTCACCCTACTAACTAGAAATATAAGCTTATAATCCTTTTAGCCAAGCACTGAGCAGCTAGGTACCTTAAGCATAAGTGAATTTCAACTTACAGGAGGTAGCCACGCCCTAATTTTCAGCCACACATGTCGAATTGTTGGTCAAGCCAATTCGCCAGGTTTCAGTCACTACAGAAAAAGCACTCAAGTGGTTCCATACCTTGATTACCTACTAAAGTTGCTACGCAAGTAGGCATAATAAGGGGCACTCCCCGGTTACGGTTCAACCTTCTAATCAGCTCTGCCTAAACACTTATCGAACCTTGGTCGAGAGGTGGTTCATCTCGAAGAAGGCCAGGCCACAGCAGTTTGCGCTCGTTGTTCAAGGGGGGCGGTTAGGGCTTCTTCCACGGCCGTGCGCGACGAGTGGTCGACGGAATGACAAAGCCACACCAGCGAGAAGAGACACGAGGGAAGCACGAGGGTGCACCTGAGGACTTGATGGCGTCGCGGTGGTGGTTCTGGGTCGGAGAAGAAGAGGACGGCGAGGCGGAGGCGCTGCCGTCGGCCATCTCTTGGCTTCGGCGGCGGAGCTCCACGGCTGCGTCTGCGAGTTCTTTTTCCCCACTTCTCTCTCCGTAGGCTGTGACCTGCAATGAAGGCTGGTGATGGAATAAAACGGGCCGGGAGGAGAATTTTCAGAATTCAACATCCTATTCGCGTGTCTCTCCGGATTTAACATCCAATTCACATGCTTTTTAAAATATAACATAAGACATACGATTTTTTTCAAAtgtgactctctctctctttttcttaattttatttttcttttcaccgGACCAGAGCAAACTACCCCCTGGCTGTTTGGGACTCCATCTCGATCTCCAATTGAATAAAGAGAAACAGAAAGACAGTGCCTTAATTCTTCTTCGTTTCAGCTACGGTTTTTTAGGGCTGCTCCAAGGGCAACGACCATATCCCCTTTCAGATCCCGTCGGTCGGCTTACAAAATAGGTTTCTTGAGCAAGGGCAACCGGAACAGCATTAGCGGCTTCCATGATTCCTAGCGAGGTCCCTCCTAGGTATGGCCTAATCCCCTCTCTCCATCTTTATGCTTGTTGTAGCTCGAGTTAGGGAAGAAATGGGTGTGAGCATGGACGATTTAGGCAGCAAGCTAACTGATTATATGTCtcgttttctttttcatattcGCTAGGATTGATCCCGATGCCACTTTTAGTCTCTGTGTTTTATTTGGTGATTTCTATGCAAAGTTGGATGATGTGACTTGTGAGCCGGTGTCGTGGAAATACGATGAGTGGATTGTGGACTATGGATGTTGCTCATTGGAGAGTTTGCAAAAGGATTTTGCATCACGGGTGAAGTGAGGCAGCGGCCAAGAGGCAGTGGTGAGTGGATTTGAGAAGAGCATAGGAAAGGAAACAAAAATTAAGGATAATATGGCTTTATTACGTGCACTCTCTAAGAGGTGTGGTGAGAGGAGATTATTTTTTATGGTAGATGTTGTGAACAAACCTGGTCAGTTGGTTACTAGCTCAAGTGTTACAATACTAAATAAGGTTGTCACCAGTAATATTGTAATAGAGAAAGTAATTGCACAAGAAAGTTCAAGCAATCAAGTAGGCAACCTATCTAATGTGCAAGTTGATATTGATACTCCTTTAGTCCTAGCTGTTATTGATTGGGTCTAGAGATTGTTTCAATTCCAGAAAAGCAGATAAAGTGTGCATTGCCAGTAATGGGGGAAGATGAAATATATGCCTATTTGGGTCTAAGAGATGAGGATGAGAGAGCAGAGCAAGCTAGGCTTGCAGCTAAAAAGGAGAAATAATCTGCTATTATGGATGTGGACCTTGAAGGTGCAAAGCTACCAATGAATGACTTTGTTCTTCGTGAGGGAgctattttttatgataagaAGGACTCCAACTAGAGTTGAGCCGTAGGCTCAAGTTCAGGTTCTCGAACCTTGCGACTTCGCGagatcacggttcggtcacatgaaaattGGCGATTCTTGGTACTGTTTTCACCCGTTTCAACCTCCCTTAGTCGTTCTCACCCGTTgacgagggtcacgcgaaaataGCCCcaaaacaggcgatttgccctgtcgaaacggcgattctgggcaaaaaaccacTTCCCGACGCAGGTGCCCCAGCGGCCGAAGCACCACTGCCGGTCGGCGTTTGTCTGGCAGGGTTCGGGGTGGCACAGTGCCAAGCCCATGCCAAGCCACagaaaaaccaacgttcggccgctctccaggccagtcgaatcccccctcccaggaatTCAGGAGATTTTTTAGGTTTATGGGCTCACTattttgagattttgcctacaCCCCATTGTATTGTGAGAAATCACATGCCAGGCACCAGAAAACTGGCGTTTCTTGGATCCGGAGAAGCACATATTCTTCTATGGATAAATTCAAGTCAGTAATGAGGTAGCATGCTATAAAGGGACAATTTGAGCTAAGAACAAAGAAACCTGAGTCAGATAGGTTTAGGGGTTATTGCACAGCTGAGGGTTGTCTATGGACTATTGTTGCACGGCAGCTACATGGTGTTGGAGATGGAAAGTCTGTGAGGGTACTAACTTGATGTAGAATTTTAACTTTGCATATTGGTGTAACCTGCCAAATTTATGTTACTAACCAGTTGGACTAACCAATTTCTACTACTATGGCAGGTTACAATGAACAATTTTGAGCACTTATGTGCATCAActagcaaaatgaagaccaagGCGACAACATTTCATTGGGTGGTAGAGAAGGCAATCCCCTTTCTAAAGAATTATCCAAATATGGGTGCAAAGAAATTACAACAAGAGTTATGTCACACTGGGATATTCAACAGTGTGGGTTGGTAGGCAAAAGACTATTGATCAGATTTTTGGGTCATGTGAAGAAAACTTTGGATACTTGTACAGATTCAAGGTAAAGGTTGAGGAAAAAATGTTTGGAAGTATTGTAGAGATAGATGTAAAGGTGGATTGTGATGAGGTGTATTTCCATATATTCTTTTGTTGCTTTAAACCAAGCATTGATAGTTTCCTAAAGGAAAAGGCCCAATTTACCTCCCTCAACTCTTCCCGTGGTCTGTTTTTTCCCTCAACTTGAAAACCGGATTTCTTTGCTCTTGCAACTATCGAAACTAGTCGTTTGAACTCCCCATGCTGGTTTTTAGAGTGGTTTTGTCCGACATGTCACTTGCCCCTGCTGACTTAGCATTGGCTGGATTAAAAGAAGGAAACCAGACCGCATCTGTTTTTCCATTCCCGAACCCTCGTTCCCAATTTTGAAGCACGAACCCTAGATCTCGGAGGCGGCGTGAAGCTGGACTACAACAGCTTCGTAGAGGTCGATTGGGGTGGATTGGTGGCCAAATTGGGTGCACAAGCGATTGCTGGAGCTGATTTAAGTATCTCCTGCCAAGTTAGTGGAACCTAACTCACTTATTTGTTTATGCGGGCATGTTGGATCTAGCGCATTAGTTTAGGTAAAGTTGTGCACAAAATCGAGTAATCTATTGCTGCAGCATTAGTTTATTTGGGGATTTGGTGATGTAGTTGTTTATTCGGATAGAAAGTGatgcattttttatttggttataGGATAGAAGCATGGATGTTCTAGGCACACTAGCAGTTAGGTTTCACTTCATGGGAGAGTACATACACCATGGGAGGGAAGTCTATTACTATGGAGGAAGGGGAACGAAGGCAATATCGTACATAGATCGAGATAAGGTCTCCTTACTTGAGATTGTTGGTCACCTGAGAGACCACTGCAAAGTTGAAGACAGTTGCCTGCTGCATTGGTGCTTCCTTGGTAAAGACCTTGCAACTGGACTGTGTGTTTTGTATGATGATAAGGTATGCCAGTATATGTCTGACTGCACTACAGTATGTTGAGGATACAGCTCTGGAAGATGTGtcaaatgatgatgatggtaaACGTGATGCAGTCAGTGATTATGAGCATGAAATGGACATGGAAGAAATATTTGAGCCAGAGTCCGATGAACTTGAGGATGTGGTTGATGAGTCATCACAGATGCAATTGGCAGGAAAAGTTGAATCCAGGGAGGAAATAGAGAAGCAGATTAAGTTTGTTAAGGACTTTTACAATAGCCCTAATAAGAATGGAAAGCATGTGGTGATGTCTAGTGGACATGTAACTCAGAAGAGAAATTCAGATAGAGAGTCTAGCAATAATAGTAACTACATACCTGGGGACTCATGCTCatcagaggaggatgaggaagcaACAAAGATTCACAAAAAATTCAGAGcattcaagaagaagatgaggaaagTGAAGTAGCAGATCTTGATGATGTGGTTCTTGAGAGGCCTAAAGTTGTCCATGCTTATCTTCCAGTTGAAGATGAGGGTAACGGCACCCCATATGCTGACACAAGTGCTGATGAAGAGTCAGTAGAAGAGGTGGATGGAGAGGTGATTACAATGCCTAAT includes:
- the LOC133888251 gene encoding serine carboxypeptidase II-1, with the protein product MRAPMAAAVLLAAILALSTCAATATATAAAEADRIASLPGQPPVNFSMYSGYVTVDAAAGRALFYWLIEAAAVPAESAPLVLWLNGGPGCSSVGYGASEELGAFRINSDGRTLFLNPYPWNKVANMLFLDSPAGVGYSYSNTTSDLFTAGDNKTAHDSYTFLVNWLERFPRYKYRDFYITGESYGGHYVPQLSQLVYRNNKGIEKPILNFKGFMVGNAVIDDYHDYIGTFEYWWTHGLISDETYQKLRLACEFDSSEHPSKACNKINEISDAEIGAIDAYSIYTPTCKKTSFLKRRLIKGRTPWLPRGYDPCTEKYSTKYYNLPEVQKALHANVTGIPYAWTTCSDPLFEHWKDSPRSMLPIYHELITAGIRIWVFSGDADSVVPLTATRYSIDALYLPTLTNWYPWYDDEEVGGWCQVYKGLTLVTIRGAGHEVPLHRPRQGLKLFEHFLKDKPMPKPVDSIQSF
- the LOC133888170 gene encoding importin subunit alpha-2-like, producing the protein MADGSASASPSSSSPTQNHHRDAIKSSVHNTAASRRRDQAVAIGKERREALMRAKRVCRAPLSGSDEAAVEEGDMVIDEEKAGLEARTAQAVEELRSALSSQGKRAQKKTEVLRALRRLLSQSEVPPVEAAIKAGAVPLLVQSLSFGSPDEQLLEAAWCLTNIAAGEPEETKSLLPALPLLIAHLGEKSSTLVTEQCAWAVGNVAGEGADLRNKLLAQGALWPLVRLMLSNKGSTARTAAWALSNLIKGPDPKAANELISIDGVLNTIIWNLEKADDELATEVAWVVVYLSALSEKAISLIVKSSVPQLLIGRLLASENLQLLIPVLRGLGNLVAGDGYMVDSVLMVGNSITDQALSSLIKCSKSDNRVLKKEAAWAMSNIAAGSLEHKKLIFASEATPLLIHLLTTAQFDIRREAAYTLGNLCVVPAGSADPPNIIVEHLVAVINGGALPGFVNLVRSADIESARLGLQFLELVMRGFPNGQGPKLVEMEDGIEAMERFQFHENELMRNMANGLVDKYFGEDYGLE